In Candidatus Nitronauta litoralis, one DNA window encodes the following:
- a CDS encoding SUMF1/EgtB/PvdO family nonheme iron enzyme: MSETDDTSLARSESSAPSVRTRPEEDFSWIIAAYSRHRLRELTQELDKDLGENRGPQCYLPPVLLDTNPVHHRQSLQEQIFPNPRAINEDLLDLGKSNLLLEAPAGMGKSTFLKVYQESRLQRGEAEEYPLTVYLDLGLLPKGSGFNEFYPLYFSHVSEMILREKEEQPDLVLDEEILKQTLKRMVLTGQVMFLLDGLDRMAADDRFQFFYDVVVDGDALHDNLAVMAMRPVGFGPMATTSVVKRGQDACFRMTFQKLDEKSCKAYLGEIGNKPLIDNMRLFSSEIFQTPYLLRLLRSVAQAGRLEEVRNQTTFFETWLSLVLPEGEDKEEVELRHRILSRLGTISLELAEADRFQRFEEADTGYEMDLLEGDPSLLNDGTLLWNLDPILRQTQHKWEYRHPVFQEFFAGRHLARKPERDELIKARGRDTRWESLLKFSIGSISGSLDTIYDLLIETGALFLAGNALPEAQKLSESRRLMVGQLLKYQDREQYPQFSRNRLVQPPKVISALGQEKTREMICELLKRENRNTRILYGVLDLLCTLHKIKLIDVIDCQDFSPVNALPELHEFLKERSDPESVDQKVMKRWGEMVTVSQGKFIYQNERDEEDHIYLKEFAIMKCPVTNALWKQFDPEGELRHPKFSYDDDQPVIGINYYEATLFALWMGLRLPTEKEWEKAARGTDGRDYPWGDALGYQSGFTNTADFVLGRTSAVESFEDGLSPYGCYDMAGNVWEWCVQLYSSKFSTQKVVRGGAWMNYMVHAKCVFRNSFDPAEHHPGVGLRCVSPDLAETDDDE; the protein is encoded by the coding sequence ATGAGTGAAACCGATGACACTTCATTAGCCCGCTCAGAGTCCAGTGCTCCTTCAGTACGTACTCGGCCTGAAGAGGATTTCAGCTGGATCATTGCGGCATATTCCCGGCATCGTTTACGTGAATTAACCCAGGAACTGGACAAAGACCTTGGTGAAAACCGTGGGCCCCAGTGCTACCTGCCCCCTGTGTTACTTGACACAAATCCAGTTCACCATCGTCAAAGTCTGCAGGAACAAATTTTCCCCAATCCCCGTGCGATTAATGAAGATCTTCTTGATCTTGGAAAATCGAATTTGCTTCTTGAAGCTCCCGCCGGCATGGGAAAAAGTACTTTCCTGAAAGTTTATCAGGAATCGCGGCTTCAGAGGGGAGAAGCAGAGGAATACCCACTGACAGTTTATCTGGACCTTGGCCTGCTTCCAAAAGGGTCCGGGTTCAATGAGTTTTATCCGCTTTATTTCAGCCATGTGTCGGAAATGATTTTGCGGGAGAAGGAAGAGCAGCCGGACCTGGTTTTAGATGAAGAGATCCTCAAGCAAACCCTGAAGCGGATGGTGCTCACCGGCCAGGTGATGTTCCTGCTGGATGGCCTGGACCGGATGGCAGCGGATGACCGGTTCCAGTTTTTTTATGACGTTGTGGTCGATGGAGATGCCCTTCATGACAACTTGGCCGTTATGGCCATGCGTCCGGTTGGGTTTGGACCCATGGCCACCACGTCTGTGGTTAAACGTGGGCAGGATGCCTGCTTCCGGATGACCTTTCAAAAACTCGATGAAAAATCGTGCAAAGCCTACCTCGGTGAAATAGGAAACAAACCGCTTATAGACAACATGCGTTTGTTTTCTTCAGAAATTTTCCAGACACCCTATCTGCTACGTCTTCTCAGATCGGTAGCCCAGGCCGGGCGACTTGAAGAAGTTAGAAACCAGACCACATTTTTTGAAACCTGGCTTTCTCTTGTCTTGCCTGAGGGAGAGGATAAAGAAGAGGTGGAACTGAGACACCGGATACTGTCCCGACTGGGCACCATTTCGCTCGAGTTGGCGGAAGCGGATCGATTTCAGCGGTTTGAAGAGGCCGATACCGGATATGAAATGGATCTTCTTGAAGGTGATCCGTCACTTCTAAATGACGGGACCCTGCTTTGGAATCTGGATCCCATTCTTCGCCAGACCCAGCACAAGTGGGAATATCGACACCCTGTTTTCCAGGAGTTTTTCGCCGGGCGCCACCTGGCCCGAAAGCCGGAACGGGATGAATTGATTAAAGCAAGGGGAAGGGATACTCGCTGGGAAAGTCTGTTGAAATTCAGCATCGGTTCTATTTCTGGCTCCCTTGACACGATTTACGACCTGTTAATTGAAACAGGCGCTCTGTTTCTCGCAGGTAACGCCCTTCCGGAAGCGCAAAAACTTTCCGAGTCGCGCCGATTAATGGTGGGGCAGTTGCTCAAGTATCAGGACCGCGAGCAGTACCCGCAATTTTCGCGCAATCGATTGGTGCAACCCCCTAAAGTGATCAGTGCCTTGGGGCAGGAAAAAACTCGGGAGATGATTTGCGAATTACTCAAAAGAGAAAACCGGAACACGCGTATCTTGTATGGTGTCCTGGATTTGTTATGCACCCTTCATAAAATAAAGCTTATTGATGTGATCGATTGTCAGGATTTTTCACCCGTAAATGCATTGCCGGAGCTCCATGAATTTCTTAAAGAGCGGAGCGACCCGGAAAGTGTAGATCAGAAAGTGATGAAGCGCTGGGGTGAAATGGTCACCGTATCGCAGGGGAAATTCATTTACCAGAATGAACGGGATGAAGAAGATCATATTTATTTGAAAGAATTTGCCATCATGAAGTGCCCCGTTACCAATGCCTTGTGGAAACAGTTCGATCCAGAAGGGGAATTACGACATCCAAAATTTTCCTATGATGATGATCAACCCGTGATTGGAATAAATTACTATGAAGCCACCCTATTTGCTTTATGGATGGGATTACGGTTGCCGACCGAGAAAGAATGGGAGAAAGCTGCCAGGGGAACAGATGGTCGGGATTACCCCTGGGGTGATGCGTTGGGATACCAGTCTGGCTTCACCAACACGGCCGATTTTGTTCTGGGCCGGACCAGCGCTGTTGAGTCTTTTGAGGATGGCCTCTCGCCCTACGGCTGCTATGACATGGCCGGAAATGTCTGGGAATGGTGTGTCCAATTGTATTCTTCAAAATTCAGCACCCAAAAGGTGGTCCGAGGGGGAGCCTGGATGAATTATATGGTGCATGCCAAATGCGTGTTCCGGAATTCATTTGATCCCGCAGAGCACCATCCTGGTGTCGGGTTGCGTTGCGTGAGCCCCGATTTAGCTGAAACCGATGATGATGAGTAA